In one window of Chryseobacterium sp. JV274 DNA:
- a CDS encoding glycosyltransferase family 2 protein, protein MNMKLSVIIVNYNVVQLLRSCLLSLQKYIQEINYEVIVIDNASTDNSWTDLIPEFPGVHFISSEINGGFSKANNRAIQTAKGEYILLLNPDTEFEGFYMKELLDFADSQPAFGCLGVRMHDAEGNFLPESKRSVPDMFNSFEKLFTNFKKNNSKSYYRNDIEENAVAEIEVMTGAFLLAKKDVYEKIGGLDEAYFMYGEDIDLCYTFLRNGYKNFYYGKVSILHHKGESTIKNEVYLKRFYGAMQIFIDKYYKESKPVQYSFLKAGLKLRYQIEKIKLK, encoded by the coding sequence ATTAATATGAAGCTGTCTGTTATTATCGTTAATTATAATGTTGTACAATTGCTCAGAAGCTGCCTCTTGTCACTTCAGAAATATATACAGGAGATAAACTATGAAGTGATTGTTATTGATAATGCTTCTACAGACAATTCCTGGACAGATCTTATTCCCGAGTTTCCTGGCGTACATTTTATATCTTCTGAAATAAACGGAGGTTTTTCAAAAGCGAACAACCGGGCGATTCAGACAGCAAAAGGAGAATATATTTTACTTTTGAATCCTGATACAGAATTTGAAGGGTTTTATATGAAGGAACTTCTGGATTTTGCCGATTCTCAGCCTGCATTCGGATGTCTGGGAGTGAGGATGCATGATGCGGAAGGTAATTTTCTTCCTGAAAGTAAACGTTCTGTTCCGGATATGTTTAACTCTTTTGAAAAGCTGTTTACAAATTTTAAAAAGAATAATTCCAAGTCTTATTACAGAAACGACATTGAGGAAAATGCGGTTGCTGAAATAGAAGTTATGACAGGCGCTTTTTTACTGGCTAAAAAAGACGTTTACGAAAAAATAGGAGGGCTGGATGAAGCTTATTTTATGTATGGAGAAGATATTGATCTTTGCTATACTTTCTTAAGAAACGGTTACAAAAACTTCTATTATGGTAAAGTTTCTATTCTTCATCACAAAGGAGAAAGCACTATTAAGAATGAAGTATATCTCAAGAGATTTTATGGAGCCATGCAGATCTTTATTGATAAATATTATAAAGAATCGAAGCCTGTACAATATTCATTTTTAAAGGCAGGGCTGAAACTTCGCTATCAGATTGAAAAGATCAAGTTAAAATAA
- the recR gene encoding recombination mediator RecR — protein MDYPSKVLAKAVDEISGLPGIGRKTALRLALHLLKQPNSRAVSLGNSLINLVNEIKYCKECHNFSDFDICEICSNEKRNGELICIVEDVRDVIAIENTGKYTGKYLILGGKISPMEGVGPGQLNIPSIEKKLNDGKVKEFIFALSATMEGDTTAYYIYKKFKSFNVNFSSIARGISVGDELEYADEISLGRSIINRLPYNEKD, from the coding sequence ATGGATTATCCAAGTAAAGTATTGGCAAAGGCGGTAGACGAGATTTCGGGACTGCCTGGGATTGGAAGAAAAACCGCATTGAGATTAGCACTGCATTTGTTGAAGCAGCCCAATTCCAGAGCTGTAAGTCTTGGAAATTCCCTGATTAACCTTGTCAATGAAATAAAATATTGTAAAGAATGTCATAATTTTTCAGATTTTGACATCTGTGAAATATGCAGCAATGAAAAGAGAAATGGTGAACTGATCTGTATCGTTGAAGATGTACGGGATGTAATTGCTATTGAGAATACCGGAAAATATACAGGCAAGTATCTGATCCTGGGCGGAAAAATTTCTCCAATGGAAGGAGTAGGACCCGGGCAGTTAAATATTCCAAGTATTGAAAAGAAATTGAATGATGGAAAGGTGAAGGAATTTATTTTCGCATTGAGTGCCACGATGGAAGGAGATACAACAGCGTATTATATCTATAAGAAATTTAAAAGTTTCAATGTGAATTTCTCCAGCATTGCAAGAGGAATTTCAGTAGGAGATGAACTGGAATATGCTGATGAAATTTCTTTAGGAAGATCCATTATCAACAGGCTGCCATATAACGAAAAGGATTAA
- the secG gene encoding preprotein translocase subunit SecG, translating to MDTIFTLLMVLVMVASVLLVIIVMAQNPKGGGLSSTFGGASSAQFGVQRTNDFMEKATWTLGGTIIVLILLSVVITGKPSQVAPTQKQPVKKEAPAKQSAPASSTTTPAQTPVAPAK from the coding sequence ATGGATACTATATTTACACTATTGATGGTTCTTGTTATGGTTGCCAGCGTTTTATTGGTAATTATCGTTATGGCACAAAATCCAAAAGGAGGAGGCCTTTCCAGTACATTCGGAGGTGCATCATCTGCACAGTTTGGAGTACAGAGAACCAATGATTTCATGGAAAAAGCAACATGGACTCTAGGCGGAACTATCATCGTTCTTATCCTTTTAAGCGTTGTTATTACAGGAAAGCCGTCTCAGGTAGCTCCTACACAAAAACAACCAGTGAAGAAAGAAGCTCCTGCAAAACAGTCAGCTCCTGCTTCTTCTACAACAACTCCGGCACAAACTCCTGTAGCACCGGCAAAATAA
- a CDS encoding M16 family metallopeptidase: MKKQLTYIAAAFFFTGMVSAQKIDLNAMPKPGPTPAINIAKPKTFQLSNGLTVMVVENNKLPRVNASLSMDRPPYNEGAVTGVSGIMAEQFENGTTNISKDDFNKKVDYLGANLNFSSGGASANSLSKYFPEVLGLMADAIINPKFSAEEIQNSKERAIEGLKSEEKNASSIAERVSNALMYGKNTSRGEFETVESINKIQLADVQNIYKKYYAPDNAYLVIVGDVKFDQVKPLIEKAFNSWKKANTPVAQLEPASNVAKTEINVVDVPSAVQSVVSLNNLNTLKMKDANYFPATIANYILGGGGEARLFMNLREKNGFTYGAYSSMVASKYSPEFSASASVRNEVTDKAVKEFMNELNAISTVKPEELANAKAKLKGSFIMSLEQPATIARFALNQKVQDLPADFYTNYLKSIDKVTAADVSNAVKTTILPNQSRIFIAGKASDISEGLEKLGYPVKYFDKDANPVSKPTVQKVDASVTVASIADKYINAIGGKANLAKITSYTTNASMSMQGQNIDFKIVKAQGGKELTTVTAMGQVVQKQVFDGKTGYSMQMGQKIDITPEEIAEKQKNPELFEELGFAKSADYKLGGIEKIGGEDSYAIKSGDTTYYYSVATGLKTGETKKVKAKGQEVTIPTTFSNYKDVEGVKMPYTISVSQMGMDMTMNVKSYEINKATDTDFK; the protein is encoded by the coding sequence ATGAAAAAGCAATTAACATATATAGCTGCAGCGTTTTTCTTTACAGGAATGGTTTCAGCACAAAAAATAGATCTTAATGCAATGCCAAAGCCGGGACCTACTCCTGCGATTAACATTGCTAAGCCAAAAACTTTCCAGCTAAGCAACGGTCTTACAGTAATGGTAGTTGAGAACAACAAGCTGCCAAGAGTAAATGCAAGCCTTTCTATGGACAGACCTCCTTACAATGAAGGAGCTGTAACTGGGGTAAGCGGAATCATGGCTGAACAGTTTGAAAACGGAACTACGAATATCTCCAAAGATGATTTCAACAAAAAAGTGGACTACCTTGGGGCAAATCTTAATTTCTCTTCAGGAGGTGCTTCTGCCAACTCGCTTTCAAAATATTTCCCTGAAGTATTAGGCCTGATGGCTGATGCAATTATTAATCCTAAATTCTCTGCTGAGGAAATTCAAAACTCTAAAGAAAGAGCTATTGAAGGATTAAAATCTGAGGAAAAAAATGCTTCTTCTATCGCGGAAAGAGTTTCAAACGCTTTGATGTATGGAAAAAATACTTCAAGAGGTGAATTTGAAACTGTTGAATCGATTAACAAAATCCAGCTTGCTGATGTACAGAACATCTATAAAAAATACTACGCTCCGGACAATGCTTATTTAGTAATCGTTGGAGACGTAAAGTTTGACCAGGTAAAACCTTTGATCGAAAAGGCCTTCAATAGCTGGAAAAAAGCAAATACCCCTGTTGCACAATTAGAGCCAGCTTCTAATGTTGCGAAAACAGAAATTAATGTAGTGGATGTTCCTTCTGCGGTACAGTCTGTTGTTTCTCTAAACAACCTGAACACGTTGAAAATGAAAGATGCCAATTATTTCCCTGCAACAATTGCCAATTACATCCTTGGAGGTGGTGGTGAAGCAAGACTTTTCATGAACCTTAGAGAGAAGAACGGATTTACTTACGGTGCTTATTCAAGTATGGTAGCAAGCAAGTATTCTCCTGAATTTTCTGCAAGTGCGAGTGTAAGAAATGAGGTTACAGACAAAGCGGTTAAGGAATTCATGAATGAACTTAATGCTATTTCTACGGTAAAACCAGAAGAATTGGCAAATGCAAAAGCAAAGCTGAAAGGTTCTTTCATCATGTCCTTAGAGCAGCCTGCAACTATTGCAAGGTTTGCATTGAACCAAAAAGTTCAGGATTTACCAGCTGATTTCTACACCAATTACCTGAAATCTATCGATAAAGTAACAGCTGCAGATGTTTCAAATGCTGTCAAGACTACCATTTTACCAAACCAAAGCAGAATTTTCATTGCAGGTAAAGCATCTGATATTTCTGAAGGATTGGAAAAATTAGGTTACCCTGTAAAATATTTTGATAAGGATGCAAACCCTGTTTCAAAACCAACTGTACAAAAAGTAGATGCAAGTGTAACGGTTGCCTCTATTGCAGATAAATACATCAATGCTATCGGAGGAAAAGCTAATTTGGCTAAAATTACTTCATATACTACGAATGCTTCAATGTCTATGCAAGGACAAAACATCGATTTTAAAATCGTTAAAGCACAAGGCGGAAAGGAGCTGACAACTGTAACAGCAATGGGACAGGTTGTTCAGAAGCAGGTATTTGATGGGAAAACCGGTTATTCTATGCAGATGGGACAAAAAATTGACATCACACCGGAAGAAATTGCTGAAAAACAAAAGAACCCGGAGCTTTTTGAAGAATTAGGTTTTGCAAAATCTGCTGATTATAAATTAGGAGGAATTGAGAAAATCGGAGGTGAAGATTCTTATGCAATTAAAAGTGGGGATACAACGTATTACTACAGCGTTGCAACAGGATTAAAAACCGGAGAAACAAAAAAAGTAAAAGCTAAGGGCCAGGAAGTGACAATCCCTACAACATTCTCTAATTACAAAGATGTAGAAGGGGTAAAAATGCCATATACAATCTCTGTAAGCCAGATGGGAATGGATATGACCATGAATGTAAAGTCTTATGAAATAAATAAGGCTACTGATACTGATTTTAAATAA
- a CDS encoding ATP-dependent helicase — MDYLKGLNESQYEAVTSLQGPLMVLAGAGSGKTRVLTMRIAHLIHNGIDPFNILALTFTNKAAREMKDRIAKVVGDSNARSLWMGTFHSVFARILRIEAHYLGYPSNFTIYDQQDALNVIKKVLKDMNIDADLYKPKKVQARISTYKNNLITVKAYFNNPELMEADEKANMKFIGQIYQKYVDQCFRNGSMDFDDLLLKTNELLTRFPEVLAKYQDRFRYIMVDEYQDTNHSQYLIVKALASKFENICVVGDDAQSIYSFRGANIYNILNFKKDYTDAKTVSLEQNYRSTQNIVNAANVVIAKNLQQFKKNVFSDNEEGDKIKIYRSLSDADEANFVAGNIWELRNRDQRKYSDFAILYRTNSQTRAFEDALRRKNIPYKVYGGLSFYQRKEVKDLIGYLRLLINENDSEALMRIINYPARGIGETTQNKLIVFADAHNIAVSKVLENLPMYAPQLGLNNGVLNKLNDFWSMIKAFQVLLKTETAYSVAMEVAKRSGLIKFLKDDQTPEGISRVENVQELMNSMQGFIEEQMQLEDGDPSLSNFLENIALSADTQDKNLEDDMVSLMTIHLSKGLEFPVVHLVGLEENLFPSFMSSATREDLEEERRLFYVALTRAEKQVFFSYAVSRFQWGKITDAEPSRFLSEIDDEYIEFLNPALEKRFINNSGVRSNIFDEHPSDMKSFKKVEKKTLDRGDASKPAQEVRKLKPVSTAKIINPSGASSQDIEVGDKVRHDRFGIGEVSFLDGTDPQNIKAKVIFIHEGEKNLILKYAKLTKI, encoded by the coding sequence ATGGACTATTTGAAAGGACTCAATGAATCACAATATGAAGCCGTTACCTCTTTACAAGGACCTTTGATGGTGCTTGCCGGAGCAGGTTCCGGGAAAACGCGTGTACTTACCATGCGTATTGCTCATTTAATACATAATGGAATAGACCCTTTCAATATCCTGGCGCTTACCTTTACCAATAAGGCGGCTCGTGAAATGAAAGACCGTATTGCAAAAGTAGTAGGAGACAGTAATGCAAGAAGTCTTTGGATGGGAACTTTTCACTCTGTTTTTGCAAGAATTTTAAGAATTGAGGCTCATTATCTTGGATATCCTTCCAATTTTACCATTTATGATCAGCAGGATGCCTTGAATGTGATCAAAAAAGTACTGAAGGATATGAATATTGATGCAGATCTTTATAAACCTAAAAAAGTTCAGGCAAGAATCTCAACCTATAAAAATAATCTGATTACGGTAAAAGCTTATTTCAACAACCCGGAACTGATGGAGGCGGATGAAAAGGCTAATATGAAATTCATCGGACAGATTTATCAGAAATATGTAGATCAGTGTTTCAGAAACGGATCCATGGATTTTGATGACCTGTTGTTGAAAACCAATGAGCTGCTGACCCGTTTTCCTGAAGTGCTTGCAAAATATCAGGATAGGTTCAGATATATCATGGTGGATGAGTACCAGGATACCAACCACTCTCAGTATCTTATTGTAAAAGCATTAGCTTCAAAATTTGAGAATATCTGTGTGGTAGGGGATGATGCACAATCCATTTACTCTTTCCGTGGAGCTAACATTTACAATATCTTAAACTTTAAAAAAGATTATACAGATGCTAAAACAGTATCTCTGGAACAGAATTACCGTTCTACACAGAATATTGTAAATGCGGCTAATGTAGTTATTGCAAAAAATTTACAGCAGTTTAAGAAAAATGTATTCAGTGACAATGAAGAAGGGGATAAGATCAAAATATACCGATCTCTTTCCGATGCTGATGAAGCGAATTTTGTTGCCGGAAATATTTGGGAACTCCGTAACCGTGACCAGAGAAAATACAGTGATTTTGCCATTTTATACAGAACCAACTCTCAGACACGTGCTTTTGAAGATGCACTGAGACGTAAAAATATTCCATATAAAGTGTATGGAGGACTTTCCTTCTACCAAAGAAAAGAAGTAAAAGACCTTATTGGTTATCTTCGACTTCTGATCAATGAAAATGATTCTGAAGCATTGATGAGGATCATCAACTATCCTGCAAGAGGAATTGGAGAAACAACACAGAATAAACTGATCGTTTTTGCAGATGCTCATAATATTGCGGTTTCAAAAGTATTGGAAAATCTTCCGATGTATGCACCTCAATTGGGCCTGAACAACGGAGTTTTGAACAAGTTGAACGACTTCTGGTCTATGATAAAAGCTTTTCAGGTATTGCTGAAAACAGAAACAGCTTACAGTGTTGCTATGGAAGTGGCAAAACGAAGCGGCTTAATCAAGTTTTTGAAAGATGATCAGACTCCGGAAGGAATTTCCAGAGTAGAAAACGTACAGGAATTGATGAACTCCATGCAGGGATTCATTGAAGAGCAGATGCAGCTGGAAGACGGAGATCCGAGTCTTTCCAATTTCCTTGAAAATATCGCCCTTTCAGCAGATACTCAGGATAAGAACCTGGAAGATGATATGGTTTCATTGATGACTATTCACCTTTCAAAAGGACTTGAGTTTCCAGTAGTTCACTTAGTAGGACTTGAAGAAAATCTGTTCCCAAGCTTTATGAGCTCTGCCACCAGAGAAGACCTTGAGGAAGAGAGAAGACTATTTTATGTAGCACTGACAAGGGCTGAAAAACAGGTCTTTTTCTCATATGCTGTTTCCCGTTTTCAATGGGGGAAAATCACAGATGCAGAACCTTCAAGATTCTTAAGTGAAATTGATGATGAATATATTGAATTCCTTAATCCTGCTTTGGAAAAAAGATTTATCAATAATTCAGGGGTAAGATCCAATATTTTTGATGAACATCCTTCTGACATGAAATCTTTCAAAAAGGTTGAAAAGAAGACTCTCGATAGAGGTGATGCCTCAAAACCTGCTCAGGAAGTAAGAAAACTGAAACCTGTAAGTACAGCTAAAATTATCAACCCAAGTGGAGCTTCTTCTCAGGATATTGAAGTAGGAGATAAGGTGAGACACGACCGTTTTGGAATTGGAGAAGTTAGCTTCTTGGATGGAACGGATCCTCAGAATATCAAAGCAAAAGTTATTTTCATCCATGAAGGAGAGAAAAACCTGATTCTGAAATATGCAAAACTGACTAAGATTTAA
- a CDS encoding M16 family metallopeptidase, with protein sequence MKKRLLSAAAVAFFGLMLNAQQIKFEEYDLPNGLHVILHQDNSAPVVTTGVMYHVGAKDEVKGRTGFAHFFEHLLFEGTPNIKRGDWFKIVSSNGGQNNANTTNDRTYYYETFPSNNEQLGLWMEAERMRHAVINQVGVDTQREVVKEEKRLRMDNQPYGNLFTTIQKNLFTNHPYNWPTIGSMEDLNSAKLEEFQAFYKKFYVPNNATLVVAGDIKPEQTKKWIETYYGGIPKGTLYPKDFPKDAPITQEKEVTATDPNIQLPAYVFAYRTPANKEKDAYVLDMLSSYLSNGKSSVLYKKLVDQDKKALQVAAFNQGLEDYSIFAFFAIPMGQTTKQALQADIDAEIKNLQTTLISEDDYQKLQNQYENQFVNANSSIQGIAASLATNHVLMGDTNLINKEIDIYRSITRQDLQNAAKKYLNSNQRIIINYVPEKK encoded by the coding sequence ATGAAAAAGCGACTTCTTTCTGCTGCTGCCGTAGCTTTCTTCGGGCTAATGCTGAATGCACAGCAAATCAAATTCGAAGAGTATGACCTTCCCAATGGTCTTCACGTAATTCTTCATCAGGATAACTCGGCGCCGGTTGTAACAACAGGTGTAATGTACCATGTAGGTGCAAAGGATGAAGTAAAAGGCAGAACAGGTTTTGCTCACTTCTTTGAACACCTTTTATTTGAGGGAACTCCTAATATCAAAAGAGGAGACTGGTTCAAGATTGTTTCTTCCAACGGAGGACAGAACAATGCCAACACCACCAATGACAGAACGTATTACTATGAAACATTCCCTTCTAACAACGAACAGCTTGGACTTTGGATGGAAGCTGAAAGAATGCGTCACGCGGTAATCAATCAGGTAGGTGTAGATACACAGAGAGAGGTTGTAAAAGAAGAGAAAAGATTAAGAATGGACAACCAGCCTTATGGAAATCTTTTTACAACTATTCAGAAAAATTTATTTACCAATCACCCGTACAACTGGCCTACAATCGGCTCTATGGAAGATCTGAATTCTGCTAAACTAGAAGAATTCCAGGCGTTCTACAAGAAGTTTTACGTACCGAATAACGCCACTTTGGTTGTTGCAGGAGATATCAAACCTGAACAGACTAAAAAATGGATCGAAACCTATTATGGAGGAATTCCAAAAGGAACTTTATATCCAAAAGATTTCCCTAAAGATGCTCCTATCACTCAGGAAAAAGAAGTAACGGCAACAGACCCGAATATCCAGCTTCCTGCTTATGTTTTCGCGTACAGAACTCCGGCTAACAAAGAGAAAGATGCTTATGTTTTAGATATGCTTTCTTCTTATTTAAGTAATGGAAAATCTTCGGTTTTATATAAAAAATTAGTTGATCAGGACAAAAAAGCACTTCAGGTAGCTGCTTTTAACCAAGGGCTGGAAGATTACAGTATTTTCGCCTTCTTCGCGATCCCGATGGGACAGACTACAAAGCAGGCTTTACAAGCTGACATTGATGCTGAAATCAAAAATCTTCAGACTACATTAATCTCTGAAGATGATTATCAAAAACTTCAAAACCAGTACGAAAATCAGTTTGTAAATGCTAACTCAAGCATTCAGGGAATTGCTGCTTCATTGGCAACCAACCACGTATTGATGGGTGACACGAATTTGATCAATAAAGAAATCGACATTTACAGATCTATCACAAGACAGGATCTTCAAAATGCTGCTAAAAAGTATCTTAATTCCAACCAAAGAATAATCATTAACTACGTACCTGAGAAAAAGTAA
- a CDS encoding aminoacyl-histidine dipeptidase, which translates to MELSNIEPQIIWKNFSKLNAVPRPSKKEEKVIAFIKGFGENLGLETTVDEVGNVIIKKPATAGMENRKSIVLQSHLDMVCQKNNDVNFDFETEGIKMEIDGDWVKAKGTTLGADNGLGVATIMSILESSDIPHPALEALFTIDEETGMTGALGLKPGQLTGQILLNLDTEEDDEIDIGCAGGVDVTITQNYAAEAPKGQIVRLEVKGLQGGHSGMDIHKGFGNANIILGRLLYSGLENQNIELVSIDSGGLRNAIPREGVALISVRNAQEFIENVTILKKDILEEFATVEPGIQINIENSTSSDKAISEGDSKKVILTLKALHNGVYRMSPDVADLVEASNNVARVELKVGELKILNLTRSSVDSSKYSVAEQLKSVAELAGMNVEFSGSYPGWKPKPGSEIVQLMEKLYTEKFTEKPHVVACHAGLECGIIGANYPEMEMVSFGPTIRGAHSPDEKANIPSTQKFWSFLKDILANIPQK; encoded by the coding sequence ATGGAATTATCTAATATAGAACCGCAGATTATCTGGAAAAATTTCTCCAAATTAAATGCTGTTCCAAGACCTTCAAAAAAGGAGGAAAAAGTAATAGCTTTTATCAAGGGATTTGGTGAAAATTTAGGACTGGAAACTACGGTAGATGAAGTAGGAAACGTTATTATTAAGAAACCTGCCACTGCTGGCATGGAAAACCGTAAATCTATCGTGCTTCAATCGCACCTTGATATGGTTTGCCAGAAAAATAACGATGTTAATTTCGATTTTGAAACAGAAGGAATCAAAATGGAGATTGACGGTGACTGGGTAAAGGCAAAAGGAACTACTTTAGGAGCTGATAATGGTTTAGGAGTAGCAACCATTATGTCTATTCTTGAAAGTTCAGATATTCCACATCCTGCATTGGAGGCTCTTTTCACTATTGATGAAGAGACTGGAATGACGGGTGCTTTAGGACTAAAGCCAGGGCAACTGACAGGACAAATTCTATTGAATCTTGATACTGAAGAGGATGATGAGATTGATATTGGCTGTGCAGGAGGTGTTGACGTAACTATCACTCAAAACTATGCTGCAGAAGCTCCAAAAGGACAAATTGTAAGACTTGAAGTAAAAGGTCTTCAGGGTGGACACTCCGGAATGGATATTCATAAAGGTTTCGGAAATGCCAATATTATTTTGGGTAGACTTCTTTACAGCGGTTTAGAAAATCAGAATATTGAATTGGTTTCTATCGACAGCGGAGGTCTGAGAAATGCAATTCCTAGAGAAGGTGTAGCTCTAATTTCTGTGAGAAATGCTCAGGAATTTATAGAAAACGTAACGATTCTTAAGAAAGATATTTTAGAAGAATTTGCGACTGTAGAGCCGGGAATTCAGATCAATATTGAGAACTCCACGTCTTCTGACAAAGCAATTTCAGAAGGAGATTCTAAAAAAGTAATCCTTACTCTAAAAGCTCTTCATAATGGAGTATACAGAATGAGTCCGGATGTGGCTGATCTTGTAGAAGCTTCCAATAACGTAGCAAGAGTAGAATTGAAAGTTGGAGAACTTAAGATTTTAAACCTTACAAGATCTTCTGTAGATTCTTCAAAATATTCAGTGGCAGAACAATTGAAATCTGTAGCAGAATTGGCTGGAATGAATGTTGAATTCAGCGGTTCGTACCCGGGATGGAAACCAAAACCAGGTTCAGAGATCGTACAGCTGATGGAGAAACTTTATACTGAGAAGTTCACTGAAAAACCTCATGTAGTAGCTTGCCATGCAGGTCTTGAATGTGGTATCATTGGAGCCAACTATCCTGAAATGGAAATGGTAAGCTTTGGACCAACGATCAGAGGGGCTCACTCTCCTGATGAAAAAGCGAACATTCCTTCAACTCAGAAATTCTGGAGTTTCCTGAAAGATATTTTAGCCAATATTCCTCAGAAATAG